One region of Mucilaginibacter sp. 14171R-50 genomic DNA includes:
- a CDS encoding anthranilate synthase component I family protein — protein sequence MKTYKITTTQKKLLADTTTPVSIYLRLRDVFPNSLLLESSDYHSRENSLSFVCCAPISGLVLDNKMLKKRFPDGTEEISKPGEFDITDEINNFTGRFEVEANTSKILSNGLFGYFTHEAVEHFETIRLKESDDTARKIPVMQYHIYSYIIAIDHFKNELYIFHNQVEGLPQTNGLEKIEDLIKNKNFPEYSFKSNEAEQSNLTNEEFIAIVEKMKQHIYRGDVFQIVPSRAFSRKFLGDEFNVYRALRSINPSPYLFYFDYGDFRIFGSSPEAQITIKNNVASIFPIAGTFKRSGDDERDAEIARQLENDPKESAEHVMLVDLARNDLSRHCENVSVKAFKEVQYYSHLIHLVSHVSGTLKPGTTSFKIVADTFPAGTLSGAPKYRAMEIIDENEKTKRSFYSGAIGFFGFNGDFNHAIMIRSFLSKNNTLHYQAGAGIVAGSVAESELKEVDNKIAALRKAIELAEEL from the coding sequence ATGAAAACATATAAAATAACAACTACACAAAAAAAATTGCTTGCCGATACCACTACGCCGGTAAGCATTTATCTGCGCTTACGGGATGTGTTCCCTAATTCGCTGCTGCTGGAAAGCTCGGATTACCACAGCCGCGAAAACAGCCTGAGCTTTGTTTGCTGCGCGCCGATCAGCGGACTTGTGCTGGACAACAAAATGCTAAAAAAACGGTTCCCTGATGGTACCGAAGAGATAAGCAAGCCGGGTGAATTTGATATTACCGACGAGATAAACAATTTTACGGGTCGTTTTGAGGTAGAAGCAAATACATCAAAAATATTATCAAACGGGCTGTTTGGCTATTTTACGCACGAAGCAGTTGAGCATTTCGAGACCATCCGTTTAAAGGAGAGTGACGATACCGCCCGTAAGATCCCCGTGATGCAATATCACATATACAGCTACATTATCGCCATAGATCATTTTAAGAACGAGCTGTATATTTTTCATAACCAGGTAGAGGGGCTTCCCCAAACCAACGGACTGGAAAAGATAGAAGACCTTATCAAAAACAAGAATTTCCCGGAGTACAGCTTTAAAAGCAACGAGGCAGAACAATCAAACCTGACCAACGAAGAGTTTATTGCTATTGTCGAGAAGATGAAGCAGCATATTTACCGTGGCGATGTGTTCCAGATTGTGCCGTCAAGGGCGTTCTCGCGCAAGTTTTTGGGCGACGAGTTTAACGTTTATCGCGCGCTGCGTTCTATTAACCCATCGCCGTACCTGTTTTATTTTGATTACGGCGATTTCCGCATCTTTGGCTCATCGCCCGAAGCGCAGATCACCATTAAAAATAATGTGGCAAGCATATTCCCGATAGCCGGCACCTTTAAACGCAGCGGCGATGATGAGAGGGACGCTGAAATTGCCCGCCAGCTGGAAAACGACCCCAAAGAGTCGGCTGAGCATGTGATGCTGGTTGACCTGGCCCGCAACGACCTGAGCCGCCATTGCGAAAACGTAAGCGTAAAAGCATTTAAGGAAGTGCAGTACTATTCGCACCTTATCCACCTGGTATCGCATGTAAGCGGCACTTTAAAACCGGGTACTACGTCATTTAAAATTGTAGCAGATACTTTCCCGGCAGGTACATTAAGCGGCGCGCCAAAATACCGTGCCATGGAGATCATTGACGAGAACGAAAAAACCAAACGCAGCTTTTACAGCGGCGCAATCGGGTTCTTCGGCTTTAATGGTGATTTTAACCACGCCATCATGATCCGTTCATTCCTTAGTAAAAACAACACACTGCACTACCAGGCCGGTGCAGGCATAGTGGCCGGCTCGGTTGCCGAAAGCGAATTGAAAGAAGTAGATAATAAGATTGCCGCGCTAAGAAAAGCAATAGAACTGGCGGAGGAACTTTAA
- a CDS encoding aminodeoxychorismate/anthranilate synthase component II, whose protein sequence is MTNSNSKNSPFRGVGGILIIDNYDSFTYNLVHLVNELGLACEVWRNDQFKIEDVDRFSHIILSPGPGIPSEAGLLLQVIEKYAPAKSIFGVCLGQQAIAEVFGGKLYNLPQPMHGIATPIKVTDANEPLFADLPNEFKVGRYHSWVVEKDLPQVLEITAIDEEDGSVMALRHKQYNVRGVQFHPESVLTEYGKEMMHNWLKA, encoded by the coding sequence ATGACAAATAGTAATTCAAAAAACTCCCCCTTCAGGGGGGTGGGGGGTATCCTGATAATAGACAATTACGATTCTTTCACCTATAACCTGGTGCATTTGGTAAACGAGTTAGGGTTAGCGTGCGAAGTTTGGAGGAACGATCAGTTTAAGATAGAAGACGTGGACAGGTTTAGCCATATCATCCTGTCGCCGGGGCCGGGCATTCCATCAGAAGCGGGCTTGCTTTTGCAGGTGATAGAAAAATACGCGCCTGCCAAAAGCATATTTGGCGTTTGTTTGGGGCAGCAGGCCATTGCCGAAGTATTTGGCGGAAAGCTTTATAACCTGCCGCAGCCTATGCATGGCATCGCCACACCCATAAAGGTAACAGATGCCAACGAGCCGCTTTTTGCAGATCTGCCTAATGAATTTAAAGTAGGTCGTTACCACTCCTGGGTGGTAGAAAAAGACTTGCCCCAAGTTTTAGAAATTACCGCCATTGACGAAGAAGATGGCTCGGTGATGGCTTTAAGGCATAAGCAGTATAACGTGCGCGGTGTACAGTTTCACCCCGAATCGGTACTGACCGAATATGGGAAGGAAATGATGCATAACTGGTTAAAGGCGTAG
- the trpC gene encoding indole-3-glycerol phosphate synthase TrpC, with the protein MTILDKIVAHKKKEVERDKVRTTYTKLEESEYFHRETYSFKDFLLAPDRTGIIAEFKRKSPSKGIINDDALVKDVTKDYAEAGASACSVLTDYGFFMGRKMDVTRARRATCIPILRKDFMIDEYQVIEAKSLGADIILLIAAILTPAEIKNLASLAKSLGLNVLLEVHNLEELERSIDTNLDAIGVNNRNLADFTVSVENSYKLVNHIPNEFMKISESAISDTETIKQLRAVGFNGFLIGENFMKQQNPGAAMRQFVTGL; encoded by the coding sequence ATGACGATACTCGATAAAATAGTTGCTCATAAAAAAAAGGAAGTGGAGCGGGATAAGGTGCGCACCACCTACACCAAACTGGAAGAATCTGAATATTTTCACCGGGAAACCTACTCTTTTAAAGATTTTTTGCTGGCGCCTGACCGTACCGGGATCATTGCCGAGTTTAAGCGGAAATCGCCCTCAAAAGGTATAATTAATGATGATGCGTTGGTAAAAGACGTAACGAAGGATTATGCAGAGGCCGGTGCTTCGGCATGTTCGGTGCTTACCGACTATGGCTTTTTTATGGGCCGCAAAATGGATGTTACCCGCGCACGCAGGGCGACCTGTATCCCCATCCTGCGGAAAGATTTTATGATAGATGAGTACCAGGTTATTGAAGCAAAATCGTTAGGTGCGGATATTATTTTGCTTATCGCCGCCATACTTACCCCTGCCGAGATCAAGAACCTGGCGTCGCTTGCTAAAAGCCTCGGCCTGAATGTACTTTTAGAGGTGCACAACCTGGAAGAGCTGGAACGCAGCATAGATACAAATCTTGATGCTATTGGCGTAAATAACCGCAACCTGGCCGATTTTACCGTATCGGTAGAAAACTCTTACAAGCTGGTTAACCATATCCCAAATGAGTTCATGAAGATCTCTGAAAGCGCCATCAGCGATACTGAAACCATTAAGCAGTTAAGGGCAGTTGGTTTTAACGGGTTTTTGATCGGAGAAAATTTTATGAAACAGCAAAACCCGGGTGCCGCAATGCGCCAGTTTGTTACCGGTTTGTAA
- the hflX gene encoding GTPase HflX has product MKQKFYDTAVKQEKVVLVGVITPNETEAQEKEYLEELEFLVATAGGLTVKSFTQKLQRPERATFVGTGKLEEIKEFVIAEEIDIVVFDDELTPSQLRNIERELNVKILDRSNLILDIFAGRAQTAQAKTQVELAQLQYLLPRLTRLWTHLERQKGGIGMRGPGESQIETDRRLILNKISLLKERLKLIDRQNETQRKNRQQLIRVALVGYTNVGKSTIMNMLSKSDVFAENKLFATLDTTVRKVVIENVPFLLSDTVGFIRKLPHHLVECFKSTLDEVREADILVHVVDISHPNFEDQIRTVNETLKDLGAIDKQMITVFNKIDAFMPEQHHVDVTEGPLTLDDFKHSWMAKNNSPAIFISATQKENVEEFRNLLYEYVKKVHTERYPYDNLLY; this is encoded by the coding sequence ATGAAACAAAAATTTTATGATACTGCTGTGAAGCAGGAAAAAGTGGTTTTGGTTGGTGTTATTACCCCCAACGAAACCGAAGCCCAGGAAAAAGAATACTTAGAAGAACTGGAGTTTTTAGTGGCTACCGCCGGTGGCCTCACGGTAAAGAGCTTTACCCAAAAGCTACAACGGCCCGAGCGGGCAACTTTTGTAGGTACCGGTAAGCTGGAAGAGATAAAGGAGTTTGTGATTGCCGAAGAGATAGACATTGTTGTTTTTGACGATGAGCTTACCCCGTCGCAGCTGCGTAATATCGAGCGCGAACTGAATGTAAAGATACTTGACCGCAGCAACCTGATACTGGACATATTTGCCGGCAGAGCGCAAACAGCGCAGGCTAAAACCCAGGTAGAGCTGGCACAGCTGCAATACCTCTTACCCCGCCTAACCCGCCTCTGGACTCACCTTGAGCGCCAGAAGGGTGGTATTGGTATGCGTGGCCCGGGTGAGTCGCAGATTGAGACCGACAGGCGTTTGATCCTGAACAAGATATCATTGCTAAAAGAGCGCCTTAAGCTGATAGACCGCCAGAACGAGACCCAGCGCAAAAACCGGCAGCAACTTATCCGTGTAGCACTGGTAGGGTATACCAACGTAGGAAAATCAACTATCATGAACATGCTGTCGAAATCAGACGTGTTTGCCGAGAACAAACTTTTTGCCACGCTGGATACCACGGTGCGTAAAGTGGTGATAGAGAACGTGCCTTTTTTATTGTCGGATACTGTAGGGTTCATCCGCAAGCTACCTCACCACCTGGTAGAGTGCTTTAAATCTACGCTTGACGAGGTACGCGAGGCAGATATCCTGGTGCATGTAGTGGATATCTCGCATCCTAACTTTGAGGACCAGATACGCACGGTTAACGAAACACTCAAGGACCTTGGTGCTATTGATAAACAAATGATAACCGTGTTTAACAAAATAGATGCGTTTATGCCTGAGCAGCACCATGTTGATGTTACCGAGGGGCCGTTAACGCTTGATGATTTCAAGCACAGCTGGATGGCAAAGAATAACAGCCCGGCCATATTTATATCGGCTACTCAAAAAGAGAACGTTGAAGAGTTTAGGAATTTGCTGTATGAATACGTGAAGAAAGTTCATACGGAAAGATACCCGTACGATAATTTGCTTTATTAA
- the pepT gene encoding peptidase T — MDFNASLSFTVTDRFLRYVVIDTQSDPASPTTPSTEKQKDLGRLLVNELLEIGIADAHLDEYGYVYATIPANTDKVGVPVICFCSHMDTAPDCSGKDVKPIIHKNYTGADIVLPDDNTQVLKLADHPDLRNQAGKDIITASGNTLLGADNKAGVAEIMDACYQLMQHPEIKHGAIKILFTPDEEIGRGVDKADIAKIGAFACYTMDGESAGNMENETFSADGAKLTIHGVSTHPGFAKGKMESAIKIAGQIIAALPDSLSPEHTSDMQGFVHPVEVSGHVETAIIEFIIRDFEEDKLKEHANVIRRVVDEVLKRFPNSTYTIETQEHYRNMKKVLAQHPQIVDYGMEAMRRAGLRPKLCSIRGGTDGSRLSFMGLPTPNIFAGEHAFHSKQEWVSVQDMQKAVETILHLCMVWENPPAL; from the coding sequence ATGGATTTTAACGCATCGCTAAGTTTTACAGTTACCGATAGATTTTTACGATATGTGGTTATTGATACACAATCAGACCCTGCATCGCCAACCACACCCTCTACCGAAAAGCAAAAAGACCTGGGCCGTTTACTGGTGAATGAACTCTTAGAAATAGGGATTGCCGATGCCCACTTAGATGAGTATGGCTACGTGTATGCAACCATCCCGGCAAATACCGATAAGGTGGGCGTCCCGGTGATCTGTTTTTGTTCGCACATGGATACAGCACCCGATTGCAGCGGTAAAGATGTAAAGCCAATCATTCATAAAAACTATACCGGCGCTGATATTGTATTGCCAGATGATAATACGCAGGTGTTGAAACTGGCCGACCACCCCGACCTGAGGAACCAGGCAGGTAAAGATATTATAACAGCATCGGGCAATACGTTATTGGGGGCCGATAACAAAGCGGGCGTAGCCGAAATTATGGATGCCTGCTATCAGTTGATGCAGCATCCGGAAATAAAGCACGGCGCTATAAAAATTTTATTTACGCCCGACGAAGAGATCGGCCGTGGCGTGGATAAGGCCGATATTGCAAAAATCGGCGCCTTTGCCTGCTACACCATGGATGGCGAAAGCGCAGGCAATATGGAGAACGAAACCTTTAGCGCCGACGGTGCAAAACTAACCATACACGGCGTTAGCACGCACCCGGGCTTTGCAAAAGGTAAAATGGAAAGCGCTATAAAGATAGCCGGACAAATTATTGCCGCGCTGCCTGATAGTTTGTCGCCCGAGCATACTTCGGATATGCAGGGGTTTGTGCACCCGGTAGAGGTTAGCGGGCATGTTGAAACTGCAATTATTGAGTTCATTATACGGGATTTTGAAGAGGACAAACTGAAGGAGCATGCCAATGTTATCCGCCGGGTAGTAGATGAGGTTTTGAAGCGCTTCCCAAATTCCACCTATACCATTGAAACCCAGGAGCATTACCGCAATATGAAGAAGGTGTTGGCGCAGCATCCGCAAATTGTCGATTACGGGATGGAAGCGATGCGCCGCGCAGGGCTGCGGCCAAAACTTTGCAGCATCCGCGGCGGAACGGACGGCTCGCGCTTATCGTTCATGGGTTTGCCAACACCAAATATTTTTGCCGGCGAGCACGCTTTTCACAGCAAGCAAGAGTGGGTATCGGTACAGGATATGCAAAAAGCCGTTGAAACCATTTTGCATCTGTGTATGGTGTGGGAAAACCCCCCGGCTCTCTGA
- a CDS encoding MmcQ/YjbR family DNA-binding protein, producing the protein MNIEELRDYCLAKPGVTESFPFGEDTLVFKVGDKIFLLTGLDSPSFNAKCDPEKAVELREQFSEVVPGYHMNKKHWNTVHTDGSLTNKQLREMVDHSYDLVFASLPKKVQADINSDL; encoded by the coding sequence ATGAATATAGAAGAACTGCGCGACTATTGCCTGGCAAAACCGGGTGTCACGGAAAGTTTTCCGTTTGGCGAAGATACGCTGGTGTTTAAGGTTGGCGATAAGATTTTTTTACTTACCGGTTTAGATAGCCCCAGCTTTAACGCGAAATGCGACCCCGAAAAAGCAGTAGAGCTGCGCGAGCAGTTCAGCGAAGTGGTGCCCGGCTACCACATGAATAAAAAGCACTGGAACACCGTACATACCGATGGTTCGCTAACCAATAAGCAGCTGCGCGAAATGGTTGACCACTCGTACGACCTGGTGTTTGCGAGTTTGCCTAAGAAAGTACAAGCCGATATCAACAGTGATTTATAA
- a CDS encoding M14 family zinc carboxypeptidase yields MKKKLSLLLCLICCMQAYAQLTPFEQSRDKNYTATYAEVVAYYKALSKTQPQMRLFNYGSTDIGKPLTLVVLSKDKVFDPALIKKQNKRVLLINNGIHPGEPEGIDASMMLVRDLLKKRELPKDVVLCFIALYNIDGSLNRGVSRPNQNGPRAYGFRGNYRNLDLNRDFIKADSKNALAFAQILNTWQPEVLLDNHTSDGADYQYIMTLIETQKDKQNPTLAAYTDNTLTPDLYKGMKKSGYEMIPYGAGEQGLPDSGIVSFMETPRFSTGFAAQHNIISYMTETHMLKPFDKRVWATYAFMRNLIGICQRDAKLLGNMKKQVDAEVSRQKTFGLKWDLDESKVDTITFKGYAAEYKTSDVSGLKRLYYDRSKPYTKTVKFYNTYKATATADKPVAYIIPQAWGKVIDLFKLNKVAMSRLAHDTTLSLQMYYIGDYKTGTRPYEGHYVHTDVKLNAVDTKVRFYEGDYIVYVNQPINRYIVETLEPQGVDSFFAWNFFDSILGQKEYFSDYVFEDVAAAMLKNNPALQKQLDDAKAADPKLAGNGRAQLNWVYRNSPYFEKTYLRYPVGRLLTNTKLDLQ; encoded by the coding sequence ATGAAAAAAAAACTTTCGCTGCTGCTTTGCCTTATATGCTGCATGCAGGCGTATGCCCAGCTTACCCCTTTTGAGCAAAGCAGGGATAAAAACTATACCGCCACTTATGCCGAAGTAGTGGCCTACTACAAAGCCCTCAGCAAAACCCAGCCGCAAATGCGCCTGTTCAACTACGGCTCAACAGATATTGGCAAGCCGTTAACTTTAGTGGTGCTATCTAAAGATAAGGTGTTTGACCCGGCGCTTATAAAAAAGCAAAACAAGCGCGTATTGCTTATAAATAACGGCATACACCCCGGGGAGCCCGAAGGCATTGATGCCAGCATGATGCTGGTGCGCGATCTGCTTAAGAAACGGGAATTGCCTAAAGATGTGGTGCTGTGCTTTATCGCCTTGTATAATATCGATGGCAGTTTAAACCGCGGCGTATCGCGCCCTAATCAAAACGGCCCCCGGGCTTACGGCTTTAGGGGCAATTACCGTAACCTTGACCTTAACCGCGATTTTATAAAGGCCGACAGTAAAAACGCGCTGGCCTTTGCGCAGATATTAAACACCTGGCAGCCCGAAGTTTTGCTGGATAACCATACCAGCGATGGCGCGGATTACCAGTACATCATGACGCTGATAGAAACTCAAAAGGATAAGCAGAACCCCACGTTAGCGGCTTACACAGATAACACCCTAACGCCTGATCTTTATAAAGGGATGAAAAAAAGCGGTTACGAAATGATCCCTTACGGAGCGGGCGAACAAGGGCTGCCGGATAGCGGAATTGTCAGTTTTATGGAAACGCCCCGTTTTTCAACCGGCTTCGCGGCGCAGCATAACATTATCAGCTATATGACAGAAACGCATATGCTTAAGCCTTTTGATAAACGCGTTTGGGCTACTTATGCCTTTATGCGAAACCTTATCGGTATTTGCCAGCGCGATGCAAAGCTGTTGGGCAACATGAAAAAACAAGTGGATGCCGAGGTAAGCCGACAAAAAACATTTGGGTTAAAGTGGGACCTTGATGAAAGCAAGGTAGATACCATTACTTTTAAAGGGTATGCCGCCGAATATAAAACAAGTGATGTAAGCGGCCTCAAAAGGCTTTATTACGACCGCAGCAAACCCTATACTAAAACGGTAAAGTTTTATAACACTTACAAAGCAACCGCTACTGCCGATAAGCCGGTAGCTTATATAATTCCGCAGGCATGGGGAAAAGTAATTGACCTGTTTAAGCTGAACAAAGTTGCCATGAGCCGCCTGGCACACGATACGACGTTAAGTTTGCAGATGTATTATATCGGCGATTATAAAACGGGTACCCGCCCATACGAAGGACATTATGTGCACACGGATGTAAAGCTTAATGCAGTTGATACCAAAGTGCGGTTTTATGAGGGCGATTATATAGTGTATGTAAACCAGCCAATTAACCGATATATTGTTGAAACGCTTGAACCGCAGGGTGTCGACTCGTTTTTTGCATGGAACTTTTTTGACAGCATACTGGGCCAAAAAGAATATTTTTCTGACTATGTTTTTGAAGATGTGGCCGCAGCCATGCTAAAAAACAACCCTGCCCTTCAAAAACAACTGGATGATGCGAAGGCCGCAGACCCAAAACTGGCTGGTAATGGCAGGGCTCAACTGAACTGGGTGTACCGCAACTCGCCCTATTTCGAAAAAACTTACCTGCGCTACCCGGTGGGCAGGCTGCTAACCAATACTAAACTCGATCTGCAATGA
- a CDS encoding rhomboid family intramembrane serine protease: MMEIFLATPVASIIFVITLATSLWAFSNENIYGELILNPYNVSRGYKVYTIITSGLIHKDWNHLFFNMLSYYFFAFQLEALLGHWQFGVLYFLSLILSDLPSIQKHKEDIWYNSLGASGAISAVVFSFIMFAPRAQMSLIFLPIPMPAWVFGGLYLIYCHFASKHARDNINHDAHFYGAVSGIVITFALHHNIFNEFVRQFNGAAQ, encoded by the coding sequence ATGATGGAAATCTTCCTGGCGACACCAGTGGCGTCGATCATATTTGTAATTACCCTGGCTACATCGTTGTGGGCTTTCTCTAATGAGAATATCTATGGCGAGCTCATTCTAAATCCGTACAATGTATCGCGTGGTTACAAGGTATATACCATTATTACCAGCGGCCTGATCCACAAAGACTGGAACCACCTGTTTTTCAATATGCTGTCGTACTATTTCTTTGCCTTTCAGTTAGAGGCATTACTGGGGCACTGGCAGTTTGGGGTGCTATATTTTCTCAGCCTGATATTGAGCGATCTGCCTTCTATTCAAAAGCATAAAGAGGATATCTGGTACAACAGCCTTGGGGCATCAGGCGCTATAAGCGCGGTGGTTTTTAGCTTTATTATGTTTGCGCCCCGGGCGCAAATGAGCCTCATATTTTTACCAATACCTATGCCGGCATGGGTGTTTGGGGGCTTGTACCTTATTTATTGCCATTTTGCTTCAAAGCACGCCCGCGACAATATTAACCACGACGCCCACTTTTATGGTGCGGTGAGCGGTATAGTGATAACCTTTGCATTGCACCATAATATTTTTAACGAATTTGTACGGCAGTTTAACGGGGCAGCGCAATAG
- a CDS encoding dipeptide epimerase, with product MRLTYQPFELLLKHTFTIAKFSRTSTPLMLVQINHEGYTGYGEASMVPYMGESHQSAAAFLSKVDVSRFSYPFDFAAIINYLDGIAPGQPAVKAAIDIALHDLDGKLKGKPCWQLCGTDPAKMPVTSFTIGIDTEEVIIQKVKEAEGLKVIKVKLGRDSDKELIQTIRSATNVPLYVDANQGWTDRRRSIDMIYWLKEQGVQLIEQPMLKTDIDGNAWLTEHSPIPIIGDEAVQRLADVDAAKGVYHGINIKLMKSAGMYEAQQMINKARQLGLKILIGCMSETSCATLAAAALAPQCDWADLDGPLLTTNNPYKMPAFKDGKWVLSNEAGLGLQMKSSH from the coding sequence ATGCGGCTTACTTATCAACCCTTTGAATTACTGCTTAAGCATACGTTTACCATTGCTAAGTTTTCGCGCACCAGCACCCCGTTGATGCTGGTGCAGATAAACCATGAGGGCTACACCGGCTACGGCGAGGCATCGATGGTGCCTTACATGGGCGAAAGCCACCAAAGCGCGGCAGCGTTTTTAAGTAAGGTTGATGTAAGCCGGTTTAGTTATCCTTTTGATTTCGCGGCTATTATAAATTATCTGGATGGCATAGCGCCGGGCCAGCCGGCCGTAAAAGCTGCCATTGATATTGCCCTGCATGATCTGGACGGTAAACTAAAAGGAAAGCCCTGCTGGCAGCTGTGCGGCACCGATCCGGCAAAAATGCCGGTTACCAGCTTTACCATAGGGATAGATACCGAAGAGGTTATTATCCAAAAGGTAAAAGAGGCTGAAGGGCTTAAAGTGATCAAGGTAAAGCTTGGGCGCGATAGCGATAAAGAGCTGATCCAAACTATCCGTTCAGCTACGAATGTGCCACTTTATGTGGATGCCAACCAGGGGTGGACCGACCGCAGACGAAGCATCGATATGATCTACTGGCTTAAAGAGCAGGGCGTACAGCTGATAGAGCAACCCATGCTAAAAACCGATATTGACGGCAACGCATGGCTTACCGAACATAGCCCTATTCCCATTATAGGAGACGAGGCCGTACAGCGTTTAGCTGATGTTGACGCAGCCAAAGGTGTTTACCACGGCATCAATATCAAACTCATGAAATCGGCAGGGATGTACGAGGCACAGCAAATGATAAATAAAGCCAGGCAACTTGGGCTGAAAATACTGATCGGCTGCATGAGCGAAACCAGCTGCGCCACCCTTGCCGCCGCCGCCCTTGCGCCCCAATGCGATTGGGCCGACCTTGATGGCCCATTGCTAACTACCAATAACCCCTATAAAATGCCGGCATTTAAGGATGGTAAATGGGTATTGAGTAACGAAGCGGGGTTGGGGTTGCAAATGAAATCTTCTCATTAA
- a CDS encoding ammonium transporter, which yields MKKIVPFGILVIVVILALVYPGNVGAAKPAEFDKADVAWLLISTALVLLMTPGLAFFYGGMVRKKNVISTMLQSFVCMGLITIIWVVFGFSMAFGEDVGGMGLIGNPKSFFMMQNTLGVAWGTIPVILFAMFQLKFAVITPALITGAFAERIRFNSYLIFITLFIIVIYIPLAHATWHPEGIFFKYGVLDFAGGTVVHMSAGWAALASALYLKKRTGAEEAHTPARISYVILGTGLLWFGWFGFNAGSALGSGELAATALATTTTASAAAAMSWIFFDILRGKKPSAMGACIGAVVGLVAVTPAAGFITVSSSLIVGIVAAVVSNLVVIWRSKTNIDDTLDVFPCHGVGGMVGMLMTGIFATKAVNSAGAEGLAYGETGLFIKHVVALVAVSAFAFIGAFILLKITDLISPLRVTPEEEIAGLDVTQHDEEL from the coding sequence ATGAAAAAAATTGTACCCTTTGGAATCCTCGTTATCGTAGTTATCCTGGCACTGGTGTACCCGGGTAACGTAGGGGCGGCCAAACCGGCCGAATTTGACAAGGCCGATGTTGCCTGGCTGCTTATTTCGACCGCGCTCGTATTATTAATGACACCGGGCCTTGCTTTCTTTTACGGTGGTATGGTGCGCAAGAAGAACGTGATATCAACCATGCTGCAAAGCTTTGTTTGTATGGGCCTTATTACCATTATATGGGTGGTGTTTGGGTTCAGCATGGCGTTTGGCGAGGATGTTGGCGGCATGGGCTTAATTGGTAACCCTAAGTCGTTTTTTATGATGCAAAATACCCTGGGTGTTGCATGGGGAACCATCCCGGTTATATTATTTGCTATGTTCCAGCTAAAATTCGCGGTTATTACCCCCGCGCTTATTACCGGGGCATTTGCAGAGCGTATCCGCTTTAACTCTTACCTTATTTTCATCACTTTATTCATCATTGTAATTTATATACCGCTTGCACATGCCACATGGCACCCGGAGGGCATTTTCTTTAAATACGGCGTGTTAGACTTTGCCGGCGGTACTGTGGTACACATGTCCGCAGGGTGGGCGGCGCTTGCATCGGCGTTATATCTTAAAAAGCGTACCGGCGCCGAAGAAGCACACACCCCGGCCCGCATCAGCTACGTAATATTAGGTACCGGCCTGCTATGGTTTGGCTGGTTTGGCTTTAACGCGGGTTCTGCATTAGGCTCGGGCGAGCTAGCCGCCACCGCGTTGGCCACCACCACCACCGCATCTGCCGCCGCTGCTATGTCATGGATCTTCTTTGATATCCTGCGCGGTAAAAAACCATCAGCAATGGGCGCCTGTATAGGTGCGGTTGTGGGTTTGGTTGCGGTAACCCCGGCTGCAGGCTTCATTACCGTGTCAAGCTCGCTGATAGTCGGCATAGTTGCCGCGGTTGTTAGCAACCTGGTTGTTATCTGGAGAAGCAAAACCAACATCGATGATACCTTAGACGTATTCCCTTGCCACGGTGTAGGTGGTATGGTAGGTATGCTAATGACCGGTATTTTTGCTACCAAAGCGGTTAACAGCGCAGGCGCCGAAGGTTTGGCTTACGGCGAAACCGGGTTGTTTATTAAACATGTGGTGGCATTGGTCGCTGTGTCGGCATTCGCCTTTATCGGCGCTTTTATTTTGCTTAAAATAACCGACCTGATAAGCCCGCTGCGTGTTACACCCGAAGAAGAAATTGCCGGTTTGGATGTAACCCAACACGACGAAGAACTATAA